The following proteins are co-located in the Pseudomonas synxantha genome:
- the tauD gene encoding taurine dioxygenase, whose protein sequence is MRTPLSSLTVTPLSTALGAQISGVDITQPLSEAHRDAIEQALLSYSVLFFRGQAITPQQQARFAAHFGDLHIHPIYPNVPEQPEVLILDTAVTDVRDNAVWHTDVTFLPTPALGAVLSAKLLPAFGGDTLWASGIAAYEALSEPLKVLLTGLTATHDFTKSFPLERFGNSAEDLARWEQTRRKNPPLSHPVVRTHPVSGRKSLFVNDGFTTKLNELEPAESEAILKFLFAHATRPEFTLRWRWQENDVAFWDNRVTQHYAVDDYRPQRRVMHRATILGDVPF, encoded by the coding sequence ATGAGAACTCCATTGAGCAGCCTGACCGTTACCCCATTAAGCACCGCCCTGGGCGCCCAGATCAGTGGCGTCGATATCACCCAGCCGCTGAGCGAGGCACATCGCGATGCCATCGAGCAGGCGCTGCTCAGCTACTCGGTGCTGTTCTTCCGGGGCCAAGCAATCACCCCGCAGCAGCAAGCGCGGTTCGCGGCGCACTTCGGCGACCTGCACATCCACCCGATCTACCCCAACGTACCGGAACAGCCCGAAGTGCTGATCCTCGACACCGCCGTCACCGACGTGCGCGACAACGCGGTGTGGCACACCGACGTGACCTTCCTGCCGACGCCGGCCCTCGGCGCGGTGCTCAGCGCCAAGCTATTGCCGGCGTTCGGGGGCGATACCTTGTGGGCCAGTGGTATTGCGGCGTACGAAGCCTTGTCCGAGCCATTGAAGGTACTGCTGACTGGGTTGACCGCCACCCACGACTTCACCAAGTCCTTCCCGCTGGAGCGCTTCGGCAATAGCGCCGAAGACCTGGCGCGTTGGGAACAAACCCGCCGGAAAAACCCACCGCTGTCGCACCCCGTGGTGCGCACGCATCCGGTGAGCGGGCGTAAGTCGCTGTTTGTGAATGATGGTTTTACCACCAAGCTCAATGAGCTTGAGCCGGCGGAGAGTGAAGCAATCTTGAAATTCCTGTTTGCTCACGCGACACGCCCGGAGTTCACCCTCCGCTGGCGCTGGCAGGAAAATGACGTGGCGTTCTGGGATAACCGCGTGACCCAGCATTACGCAGTGGATGACTACCGGCCACAGCGACGGGTGATGCACCGGGCGACGATTCTTGGGGATGTGCCGTTCTAA
- the betT gene encoding choline transporter BetT encodes MNAPVFYFAATFILLFGITVIAIPQQAGAWLLAAQNWAANTVGWYYMLAMTLYLVFVVVTALSGYGKIKLGADHDEPEFSYLSWAGMLFAAGISITLFFFCVSEPLTHLVQPPQGEAMNADAARQAMQVLFLHWGLHGWGVFAFVGMALAYFAYRHNLPLALRSALYPLIGKRINGPIGYAVDGFGIIATVFGLGADMGFGVLHLNSGLDYLFGIAHTQWIQVGLITLMMGAAIIVAVAGVDKGVRVMSDINMLLACALLLFVLFAGPTQHLLNTLIQNIGDYLGALPTKSFDVYAYDKPSDWLGGWTVFYWAWWIAWSPFVGLFIARISRGRTIREFVFGVLLIPLGFTLAWMSIFGNSAIDQVLNHGMAALGQSAIDDPSMSLYLLLETYPWSKTVIAVTVFISFVFFVTSADSGTVVLSTLSSKGGNADEDGPKWLRVFWGAMTALVTSALLFAGSIDSLKSAVVLTSLPFSLILLLMMWGLHKAFYLESQKQIAQLHSLAPISASRKGRGGWRQRLSQAVHFPSRDEVYRFLESTVRPAIEEVTAVFVEKGLNVVTQPDPSNDSVSLEIGHGEEHPFIYQVQMRGYFTPSFARGGMGSKEINNRRYYRAEVHLSEGSQDYDLVGYTKEQIINDILDQYERHLQFLHLVR; translated from the coding sequence ATGAATGCGCCCGTTTTCTACTTTGCCGCGACTTTTATCCTGCTGTTTGGCATTACCGTCATCGCTATCCCGCAACAGGCCGGCGCCTGGCTGCTGGCGGCGCAAAACTGGGCGGCCAATACGGTCGGCTGGTACTACATGCTGGCGATGACCCTGTATCTGGTCTTCGTGGTGGTCACCGCGCTATCGGGCTACGGCAAGATAAAACTCGGTGCCGACCACGACGAGCCCGAATTCAGTTACCTGTCCTGGGCCGGCATGCTGTTCGCCGCCGGGATCAGCATCACGCTCTTCTTTTTCTGCGTCTCGGAGCCGTTGACCCACTTGGTGCAACCGCCCCAAGGCGAAGCGATGAACGCCGATGCGGCGCGCCAGGCCATGCAGGTGCTGTTCCTGCACTGGGGCCTGCACGGCTGGGGCGTGTTCGCGTTTGTCGGCATGGCCCTGGCGTATTTCGCCTATCGGCATAACCTGCCTTTGGCATTGCGTTCGGCGCTATACCCGCTGATCGGCAAGCGCATCAATGGTCCCATCGGTTACGCGGTGGATGGTTTCGGCATCATCGCCACGGTGTTCGGCCTGGGCGCCGACATGGGCTTTGGCGTGCTGCACCTCAACTCCGGCCTGGACTACCTGTTTGGCATTGCCCACACCCAGTGGATCCAGGTGGGCCTGATCACCCTGATGATGGGCGCGGCGATCATTGTTGCCGTGGCCGGTGTCGACAAAGGTGTGCGGGTGATGTCCGACATCAACATGCTGCTGGCCTGTGCGCTGCTGCTGTTCGTGTTGTTTGCCGGGCCTACCCAGCACCTGCTCAACACCCTGATCCAGAACATCGGTGACTACCTGGGCGCATTGCCCACCAAGAGTTTCGATGTGTATGCCTACGACAAGCCGAGCGACTGGCTGGGCGGCTGGACCGTGTTCTACTGGGCCTGGTGGATCGCATGGTCGCCATTCGTGGGCCTGTTCATCGCACGTATTTCCCGTGGTCGCACCATCCGTGAATTCGTGTTCGGCGTGTTGTTGATCCCGCTGGGCTTCACCCTGGCGTGGATGTCGATCTTCGGTAACAGCGCCATCGACCAGGTGCTCAACCATGGCATGGCGGCGCTCGGTCAGTCGGCCATCGATGATCCGTCGATGAGCCTCTACCTGCTGCTGGAAACCTACCCGTGGAGCAAGACCGTCATCGCGGTCACGGTGTTTATCAGCTTCGTGTTCTTCGTGACCTCGGCGGACTCCGGCACTGTGGTGCTGTCTACCCTGTCGTCCAAAGGCGGCAACGCCGATGAAGACGGGCCGAAGTGGCTGCGGGTGTTCTGGGGCGCGATGACCGCGCTGGTCACCAGTGCCTTGCTGTTTGCCGGCAGCATCGATTCGCTCAAGTCAGCGGTGGTACTGACCTCGCTGCCGTTCTCGCTGATCCTGCTGCTGATGATGTGGGGGCTGCACAAGGCGTTCTATCTGGAGTCGCAGAAGCAGATCGCCCAGCTGCATTCGCTGGCGCCAATTTCGGCTTCGCGCAAAGGCCGTGGCGGTTGGCGCCAGCGCCTGAGCCAGGCCGTGCACTTCCCGTCGCGCGATGAGGTGTATCGCTTTCTCGAATCGACGGTGCGCCCGGCCATCGAGGAAGTGACGGCGGTGTTTGTCGAGAAGGGCCTGAATGTGGTCACTCAGCCAGACCCCTCCAACGACAGCGTCAGCCTGGAAATCGGGCATGGCGAGGAGCATCCGTTTATCTACCAGGTGCAGATGCGCGGCTACTTCACGCCGTCGTTCGCCCGCGGTGGCATGGGCTCCAAAGAGATCAACAACCGCCGCTATTACCGGGCGGAAGTGCACTTGAGCGAGGGCAGCCAGGACTACGACCTGGTGGGCTACACCAAGGAACAGATCATCAACGACATCCTCGACCAGTACGAGCGGCACCTGCAGTTCCTGCATCTGGTGCGCTGA
- a CDS encoding PaaI family thioesterase — protein sequence MQIPAGLTQSAFSELIGCRLQRLDEGVAEVALTLEPHLRNRAGKLHGGAIFSLVDITMGLACSSAHGFDQQSATIECKINYIRAVEEGEVLCTSRVIHTGRRTLVVEADVYQGERLVAKAQGTFAVL from the coding sequence ATGCAAATCCCGGCCGGTTTGACCCAGAGCGCGTTCAGCGAACTGATCGGCTGCCGCCTCCAGCGCCTGGACGAGGGCGTTGCCGAGGTGGCCCTGACCCTGGAGCCGCACCTGCGCAATCGCGCAGGCAAGCTCCATGGCGGGGCGATTTTCAGCCTGGTGGACATTACGATGGGCCTGGCCTGTTCCAGCGCCCACGGGTTCGACCAACAGAGCGCCACCATCGAATGCAAGATCAACTATATCCGCGCCGTGGAGGAAGGTGAGGTGCTTTGCACCAGCCGGGTGATCCACACCGGGCGGCGCACTTTGGTGGTCGAAGCCGACGTGTACCAAGGCGAAAGACTTGTCGCAAAAGCGCAGGGCACGTTCGCTGTCCTATAG
- a CDS encoding Tex family protein, translating into MDSINSRIAEELGVRPQQVEAAVALLDEGSTVPFIARYRKEVTGSLDDTQLRHLEERLRYLRELDERRISILASIEEQGKLTPQLERDIKLADTKTRLEDLYLPYKQKRRTKGQIALEAGLGDLADGLFNDPSLTPESEAARFIDAEKGVADVKAALEGAKYILMERFAENASLLEKLRTYLKQEAVLSARVIAGKEEEGAKFRDYFEHDEPLKSMPSHRALAIFRGRNEGILSSSLKVGDDLPGAMHPCEGMIAQQFGIQNQNRPADKWLGEVVRWTWKVKLYTHLETDLLGELRDGAETEAINVFAHNLHDLLLAAPAGPRATLGLDPGLRTGCKVAVVDATGKLLDHATVYPHVPHNKWDQTLAILAALCAKHAVDLIAIGNGTASRETDKLAAELIKKYPAMKMTKVMVSEAGASVYSASELASKEFPDLDVSIRGAVSIARRLQDPLAELVKIDPKSIGVGQYQHDVSQLKLARGLDAVVEDCVNAVGVDVNTASVALLARISGLNATLAQNIVSHRDENGAFKTRAALKKVARLGEKTFEQAAGFLRVMNGDNPLDASAVHPEAYPLVQRIAAETDRDIRSLIGDAAFLKRLDPKKYTDETFGVPTITDILQELEKPGRDPRPEFKTAEFQDGVEDLKDLQPGMILEGVVTNVTNFGAFVDIGVHQDGLVHISALSEKFIKDPREAVKAGDVVKVKVMEVDIPRKRVGLSMRMSDTPGEKIDGARGARPGSAPRQSQNNAPRKETATAAPSNNAMASLFANAKQLKKR; encoded by the coding sequence ATGGACAGCATCAACAGCCGCATTGCCGAGGAACTCGGTGTACGCCCACAACAGGTCGAGGCGGCCGTCGCTCTACTGGATGAAGGCTCCACGGTGCCTTTCATCGCCCGTTACCGAAAAGAAGTGACCGGCAGCCTCGACGATACCCAATTGCGGCACCTGGAAGAGCGCCTGCGCTACCTGCGAGAACTCGACGAACGGCGTATCAGCATCCTCGCCAGTATCGAGGAACAGGGCAAGCTGACCCCTCAACTGGAACGCGACATCAAGCTGGCGGACACCAAGACCCGCCTAGAAGATCTTTACCTGCCGTATAAACAGAAACGTCGTACAAAGGGTCAAATCGCCCTGGAAGCCGGTCTCGGTGATTTGGCCGATGGCCTGTTCAACGATCCGTCGCTGACGCCGGAAAGCGAAGCCGCTCGCTTCATCGACGCTGAAAAAGGCGTCGCCGACGTCAAGGCCGCCCTCGAAGGCGCCAAGTACATCCTGATGGAGCGCTTCGCCGAAAACGCCAGCCTCCTGGAAAAACTGCGTACCTACCTGAAGCAGGAAGCCGTCCTCAGCGCCCGTGTTATCGCCGGCAAAGAGGAAGAAGGCGCCAAATTCCGCGACTACTTCGAGCACGACGAACCGCTCAAAAGCATGCCGTCCCACCGCGCCCTGGCGATTTTCCGCGGTCGCAACGAAGGTATTCTCAGCTCCTCGCTGAAAGTCGGCGACGACCTACCGGGCGCCATGCACCCGTGCGAAGGCATGATCGCTCAACAATTCGGCATCCAAAATCAGAACCGTCCTGCGGACAAGTGGCTCGGTGAAGTCGTGCGCTGGACCTGGAAGGTCAAGCTCTACACTCACCTGGAAACCGACCTGCTCGGCGAACTGCGCGACGGCGCCGAAACCGAGGCGATCAACGTGTTCGCCCACAACCTGCACGACCTGCTGTTGGCTGCACCGGCCGGCCCGCGTGCCACCCTGGGCCTTGACCCGGGCCTGCGTACCGGTTGCAAGGTCGCCGTGGTCGACGCCACCGGCAAGCTGCTGGATCACGCCACCGTGTACCCCCACGTGCCACATAACAAATGGGACCAGACCCTGGCGATCCTCGCCGCCCTGTGCGCCAAGCACGCGGTGGACCTGATCGCCATCGGCAACGGCACCGCCAGCCGTGAAACCGATAAGCTGGCCGCCGAACTGATCAAGAAATACCCAGCCATGAAGATGACCAAGGTCATGGTCTCCGAGGCAGGCGCTTCGGTGTACTCGGCGTCGGAGCTGGCTTCCAAGGAGTTTCCGGACCTCGACGTGTCGATCCGTGGCGCTGTCTCCATCGCCCGTCGCCTGCAAGACCCGTTGGCCGAGTTGGTGAAGATCGACCCTAAATCCATCGGTGTCGGCCAGTACCAGCACGACGTATCGCAGCTGAAACTGGCACGCGGCCTGGATGCCGTCGTGGAAGACTGCGTAAACGCCGTCGGCGTGGACGTGAACACCGCTTCCGTGGCGCTGCTGGCGCGCATTTCCGGCCTCAACGCGACCCTGGCGCAGAACATCGTCAGCCACCGCGACGAGAACGGCGCGTTCAAAACCCGTGCTGCGCTGAAAAAAGTCGCACGCCTGGGTGAAAAAACCTTTGAACAGGCTGCCGGCTTCCTGCGCGTGATGAATGGCGACAACCCGCTGGATGCCTCGGCAGTTCACCCGGAAGCCTACCCGCTGGTGCAGCGCATTGCCGCCGAGACCGACCGCGATATCCGCTCGCTGATTGGCGACGCCGCGTTCCTCAAGCGCCTGGACCCGAAGAAGTACACCGACGAAACCTTCGGCGTACCGACCATCACCGACATCCTGCAAGAGCTGGAAAAACCCGGCCGCGACCCACGCCCGGAGTTCAAGACCGCTGAGTTCCAGGACGGTGTTGAAGACCTCAAGGACCTGCAACCGGGCATGATCCTCGAGGGCGTGGTGACCAACGTGACCAACTTCGGCGCGTTTGTGGATATCGGTGTGCATCAGGACGGCTTGGTGCACATCTCCGCGCTTTCGGAGAAATTCATCAAGGACCCACGCGAAGCGGTGAAAGCCGGCGATGTGGTCAAAGTCAAGGTCATGGAAGTCGACATCCCGCGCAAGCGCGTTGGCCTGTCGATGCGCATGAGCGACACCCCTGGCGAGAAAATCGACGGCGCCCGTGGCGCGCGTCCGGGCTCGGCACCGCGCCAGTCGCAGAACAACGCGCCTCGCAAGGAAACCGCGACGGCCGCACCGAGCAACAATGCTATGGCATCGTTGTTTGCCAACGCCAAACAGCTGAAGAAACGCTGA
- the tauA gene encoding taurine ABC transporter substrate-binding protein, producing the protein MKLLTPLRLLAALSLAGASLFAQAADVTIAYQTTVDPAKVAQADGAYEKATHAKIDWRKFDNGADIIAAIASGDVQIGYLGSSPLTAAITRKVPVETFLIATQIGGAEALVARNGSGISSPQDLIGKKIAVPFVSTGHYSLLAALKHWNIDPAKVTILNLAPPAIIAAWKRGDIDATYVWDPALGVAKENGKVLITSGELAKFGAPTFDAWIVRKDFAEKHPEIVTAFAKVTLDAYAAYRKDPQAWLADTGNVDKLVKLSGAKPSDIPLLLQGNVYPLAADQVTLLGAPTIQAVTDTAAFLKEQGKVDAVLPDYAPYVSAQFITH; encoded by the coding sequence TTGAAACTGCTGACCCCTCTGCGCCTGTTGGCCGCGTTGTCCCTGGCCGGTGCCAGCCTGTTTGCCCAGGCGGCGGACGTGACCATTGCTTATCAGACCACCGTCGACCCGGCCAAAGTCGCCCAAGCCGACGGCGCCTATGAAAAAGCCACCCATGCCAAGATCGACTGGCGCAAATTCGATAACGGTGCCGACATCATTGCCGCTATCGCCTCCGGCGACGTGCAGATCGGCTACCTCGGTTCCAGCCCGCTGACCGCCGCGATAACCCGCAAAGTCCCAGTAGAAACCTTCCTCATCGCGACCCAGATCGGCGGCGCCGAAGCGCTGGTGGCGCGTAACGGTTCGGGGATCAGCAGCCCCCAGGACCTGATCGGCAAAAAGATCGCCGTGCCCTTTGTGTCCACCGGCCACTACAGCCTGCTGGCTGCGCTGAAACACTGGAACATCGACCCGGCCAAAGTCACCATCCTCAACCTCGCCCCGCCGGCCATCATCGCCGCCTGGAAGCGCGGTGATATCGACGCCACCTACGTGTGGGACCCCGCCCTGGGCGTAGCCAAGGAAAACGGCAAGGTGCTGATCACCTCCGGCGAGCTGGCCAAGTTCGGCGCGCCGACTTTCGATGCCTGGATTGTGCGCAAAGACTTCGCCGAGAAGCACCCGGAAATCGTCACCGCCTTCGCCAAGGTCACCCTGGATGCCTACGCCGCCTACCGCAAAGACCCACAAGCCTGGCTCGCCGACACAGGCAACGTCGACAAACTGGTGAAACTCTCCGGCGCCAAGCCCAGCGATATCCCCTTGCTGCTGCAAGGCAACGTCTACCCGCTGGCCGCTGACCAGGTCACCCTGCTGGGCGCACCGACCATCCAGGCCGTCACCGACACCGCTGCGTTCCTCAAGGAACAAGGCAAGGTCGACGCCGTGCTGCCGGACTACGCCCCTTACGTCAGCGCCCAGTTCATCACCCACTGA
- the mgrA gene encoding L-glyceraldehyde 3-phosphate reductase, translated as MTYIAAENRYESIPYRRVGRSGLVLPALSLGLWHNFGDSTPIDTQRALLRTAFDLGINHFDLANNYGPPYGSAEINFGRLLREDFKHYRDELIISSKAGWDMWPGPYGQGGGSRKYVLASLDQSLQRLGVDYVDIFYSHRFDPDTPLEETASALATAVQQGKALYIGISSYSGVKTREIAALLNEWKVPLLIHQPAYNLLNRWVEKDLLDTTEELGAGVIAFTPLAQGLLTDKYLNGVPADARVNRPGGGSLQAQHLSEANIAHVRALNEIAKRRGQSLAQLALAWTLRDPRVTSALIGASRPEQIIENVGALQNLSFSAEELAEIDRFAQEGGINLWEKPSTAE; from the coding sequence ATGACTTACATTGCTGCCGAAAACCGCTATGAATCTATTCCTTATCGCCGCGTAGGTCGCAGTGGATTGGTGCTGCCAGCACTGTCCCTGGGGCTGTGGCACAACTTTGGCGACAGCACCCCGATCGACACCCAGCGCGCCCTGCTGCGCACGGCGTTCGACCTGGGCATCAACCATTTCGACCTGGCCAACAACTACGGCCCGCCCTATGGCAGCGCCGAGATCAACTTTGGCCGCTTGCTGCGCGAAGACTTCAAGCACTATCGCGACGAATTGATCATCTCCAGCAAGGCCGGTTGGGACATGTGGCCCGGCCCGTACGGCCAGGGCGGTGGTTCGCGCAAATACGTATTGGCAAGCCTGGACCAGAGCCTGCAACGCTTGGGCGTCGACTATGTGGATATCTTCTACTCCCACCGTTTCGACCCCGACACACCCCTGGAAGAAACCGCCAGCGCCCTCGCCACCGCCGTGCAACAAGGCAAGGCGTTGTATATCGGCATCTCCTCCTACTCCGGTGTGAAGACCCGCGAAATCGCAGCCTTGCTCAACGAGTGGAAAGTGCCGCTGCTGATCCATCAGCCAGCCTACAACCTGCTCAACCGCTGGGTGGAAAAAGACCTGCTCGACACCACCGAAGAGCTCGGCGCAGGGGTGATCGCTTTCACGCCGCTGGCCCAGGGCTTGCTCACTGATAAATATCTCAACGGTGTACCGGCCGATGCGCGGGTCAACCGCCCGGGTGGCGGCTCCCTGCAAGCCCAGCACCTGTCCGAAGCCAACATCGCCCACGTGCGCGCACTGAATGAAATCGCCAAGCGCCGTGGTCAGAGCCTGGCTCAATTGGCCCTGGCGTGGACCTTACGGGATCCACGGGTGACAAGTGCGCTGATCGGTGCCAGCCGGCCGGAGCAGATCATCGAGAATGTCGGGGCGTTGCAGAACCTGAGTTTCAGTGCTGAGGAACTGGCGGAGATTGATCGGTTTGCGCAGGAAGGTGGGATCAACCTGTGGGAAAAGCCATCCACTGCTGAATAA
- the tauC gene encoding taurine ABC transporter permease TauC, whose protein sequence is MSSYELPATASKPVAHATVPVRRSLSTRWISVLTLVALLALWWAVTATGLIEPLFLPPPSAVLQKGWLLATTGYMDSTLWQHLGASLSRIGLGLGFAVLTAVPVGIAIGANRIARGILDPLIEFYRPIPPLAYLPLIVIWCGIGELSKVLLIYLAIFAPIAIATATGVRTVDPAKLRAAQSLGATRAQLIRHVILPSALPDILTGVRIGLGVGWSTLVAAELIAATSGLGFMVQSAAQFLVTDVVVLGILVIALIAFAMEMGLRALQRKLVPWHGQAH, encoded by the coding sequence ATGAGCAGCTACGAACTTCCCGCCACGGCCAGCAAGCCGGTGGCGCACGCCACTGTCCCGGTACGCCGCAGCCTGAGCACGCGTTGGATCAGCGTCCTGACTCTGGTCGCCCTGCTCGCCCTCTGGTGGGCGGTGACCGCCACGGGCTTGATCGAACCTCTGTTCCTGCCGCCACCGTCCGCCGTGCTGCAAAAAGGCTGGCTGCTGGCGACCACCGGCTACATGGATTCCACCTTGTGGCAGCATCTGGGCGCGAGCCTCAGCCGTATCGGCCTGGGCCTGGGCTTTGCGGTGCTGACCGCCGTACCGGTGGGGATTGCCATCGGTGCCAACCGTATCGCCCGTGGCATTCTCGATCCGCTGATCGAGTTCTACCGGCCGATTCCGCCCCTGGCCTATCTGCCGCTGATCGTGATCTGGTGCGGCATCGGCGAGCTGTCCAAGGTGCTGCTGATCTACCTGGCGATCTTCGCCCCGATTGCCATCGCCACTGCAACCGGCGTGCGTACCGTCGACCCGGCCAAGCTGCGGGCCGCTCAGTCGTTGGGCGCCACCCGTGCACAACTGATTCGCCATGTGATCCTGCCCAGCGCCTTGCCCGACATCCTCACCGGGGTACGTATCGGCCTGGGTGTGGGCTGGTCGACCCTGGTCGCCGCCGAGCTGATTGCAGCCACCAGCGGCTTGGGCTTCATGGTGCAGTCGGCGGCGCAGTTTCTGGTCACCGATGTGGTGGTGCTGGGGATCCTGGTCATCGCCCTGATCGCCTTTGCCATGGAAATGGGCCTGCGCGCCCTGCAGCGTAAATTAGTGCCATGGCACGGCCAGGCACACTAA
- the gshA gene encoding glutamate--cysteine ligase: MSELLNRRLALLGKREHLSLLEQCLHGIERECLRVTSEGRLAQTPHPEALGAALTNEQITTDYSESLLEFITPALPDPADTLGSLDKIHRFAYSKLGNEYLWSPSMPCPLPAEEDIPIAYYGTSNIGQLKYVYRKGLALRYGKTMQCIAGIHYNFSLPEQLWPLLKEADGFVGTDRDYQSTAYIALIRNFRRYSWLLMYLFGASPALDAGFLRGRSHQLEVLDAETLYLPYATSLRMSDLGYQSNAQAGLTPCYNDLASYTDSLREAVATPYAPYVEVGTHKDGEWVQLNTNILQIENEYYSNIRPKRVTYTGERPIQALMARGIQYIEVRCLDINPFLPMGIDLPESRFLDAFLLYCALNDSPLFANNECGNATSNFLSVVKEGRRPGLQLQREGQAVDMKEWAGELLEKIAPLAALLDESHGITEHSEALDAQLAKVKDSSLTPSAQVLAAMAERKESFAQFSLHQSEVHAEYFRREPLAAQEQARFEEQARTSLAQQAELEQNEVGDFDVFVGSYQASILAISN, from the coding sequence TTGAGCGAACTTCTCAACCGCCGCCTGGCCCTGCTCGGCAAGCGCGAACACCTCTCCCTGCTAGAGCAGTGCTTGCACGGCATCGAGCGTGAATGCCTGCGCGTCACCAGCGAGGGTCGCCTGGCGCAAACGCCGCACCCTGAAGCCCTGGGCGCTGCGTTGACCAACGAACAGATCACCACCGACTATTCGGAATCGCTGCTGGAGTTCATCACCCCAGCCCTGCCCGACCCGGCCGATACCTTGGGCAGCCTGGACAAGATCCATCGCTTTGCCTATAGCAAGCTGGGCAACGAATACCTGTGGAGCCCCTCGATGCCGTGCCCGTTGCCGGCCGAGGAAGATATTCCGATTGCCTACTATGGCACCTCCAATATCGGCCAGCTCAAGTACGTGTACCGCAAGGGCCTGGCCCTGCGATACGGCAAGACCATGCAGTGCATCGCCGGCATCCACTACAACTTTTCCCTGCCCGAACAGCTGTGGCCGTTGCTCAAGGAAGCCGATGGATTTGTCGGCACCGACCGCGACTACCAGTCCACCGCCTATATCGCGCTGATCCGCAATTTCCGTCGCTACAGCTGGCTGCTGATGTACCTGTTCGGTGCCTCGCCGGCCTTGGACGCCGGCTTCCTGCGCGGGCGTTCGCACCAGCTGGAAGTGCTCGACGCCGAAACCTTGTACCTGCCCTACGCCACCAGCCTGCGCATGAGCGACCTGGGTTACCAGAGCAACGCCCAGGCCGGCCTGACGCCGTGCTACAACGATTTGGCCAGCTACACCGACAGCCTGCGCGAAGCGGTGGCAACGCCCTACGCGCCATACGTCGAAGTCGGCACGCACAAGGATGGTGAGTGGGTGCAGCTCAACACCAACATCCTGCAGATCGAAAACGAGTACTACTCCAACATCCGTCCCAAGCGCGTGACCTACACCGGCGAGCGGCCGATCCAGGCGCTGATGGCCCGCGGTATCCAGTACATCGAAGTACGCTGCCTGGATATCAACCCGTTCCTGCCGATGGGTATCGACCTGCCGGAGTCGCGTTTCCTCGACGCGTTCCTGCTGTATTGCGCGTTGAACGACAGCCCGCTGTTCGCCAATAACGAATGTGGCAATGCCACCTCCAACTTCCTCAGCGTGGTCAAGGAAGGTCGCCGTCCGGGCCTGCAATTGCAGCGCGAAGGTCAGGCGGTGGACATGAAGGAGTGGGCTGGCGAGTTGCTGGAGAAGATTGCCCCCCTGGCCGCCCTGCTCGATGAGAGTCACGGCATCACCGAACACAGCGAGGCGCTGGATGCCCAGTTGGCCAAGGTCAAGGATTCGTCCCTGACGCCTTCGGCCCAGGTGCTGGCGGCGATGGCCGAGCGCAAGGAGAGTTTTGCGCAATTCTCCCTGCATCAGAGCGAGGTGCATGCCGAGTATTTCCGCCGTGAGCCGTTGGCTGCCCAAGAGCAGGCGCGCTTCGAAGAGCAGGCCCGCACATCGCTGGCACAGCAGGCGGAGCTGGAGCAGAACGAAGTGGGCGATTTCGATGTGTTTGTCGGGTCGTACCAGGCCAGTATCCTCGCCATCAGCAACTGA
- the tauB gene encoding taurine ABC transporter ATP-binding subunit, producing MALLQLERISAQYPGAPEPVLSDISLDLGPQQLLVALGPSGSGKTSLLNLIAGFVEPSAGRITLDGVPVKGPSAERGVVFQDDALLPWQDVLANVAFGLELAGVPKAQREVRAREMLALVDLAGFDSRRIWQLSGGQKQRVGLARALAADPRVLLMDEPFGALDAFTREQMQELLLQVWRRTAKPVFLITHDIEEAVFLATDLILLAPNPGQIVERLQLDFGQRYAAGESARAIKSDPRFIETREHVLGKVFSQRQVYA from the coding sequence ATGGCCTTGCTACAACTGGAGCGCATCAGCGCACAGTACCCAGGCGCCCCGGAACCGGTACTGTCTGACATATCCCTGGACCTCGGGCCCCAGCAACTGCTGGTCGCCCTCGGCCCGTCCGGCAGTGGCAAGACTTCACTGCTGAACCTGATCGCCGGCTTCGTCGAACCGTCTGCCGGGCGCATCACCCTTGACGGTGTGCCGGTCAAAGGCCCCAGCGCCGAACGCGGCGTGGTGTTTCAGGACGATGCCTTGCTGCCCTGGCAGGACGTGCTCGCCAATGTGGCTTTCGGCCTCGAACTGGCCGGCGTGCCCAAGGCGCAGCGCGAAGTCCGCGCTCGCGAAATGCTCGCCCTTGTTGACCTGGCCGGCTTCGACAGCCGCCGCATCTGGCAACTCTCCGGTGGCCAGAAGCAACGCGTCGGCCTGGCCCGTGCCTTGGCGGCAGACCCACGGGTATTACTGATGGACGAGCCCTTCGGCGCCCTGGATGCCTTTACCCGCGAACAGATGCAGGAGCTGCTGCTGCAAGTCTGGCGGCGCACCGCCAAGCCGGTATTCCTGATTACCCATGACATTGAAGAAGCGGTGTTCCTCGCCACGGACCTGATCCTGCTGGCACCCAACCCCGGCCAGATCGTCGAACGCCTGCAGCTGGATTTCGGCCAACGCTATGCCGCCGGGGAGTCGGCCCGGGCGATCAAGTCCGACCCGCGCTTTATCGAAACCCGCGAGCACGTATTGGGCAAGGTGTTCTCCCAACGGCAGGTGTACGCATGA